A stretch of the Solanum dulcamara chromosome 6, daSolDulc1.2, whole genome shotgun sequence genome encodes the following:
- the LOC129893441 gene encoding pentatricopeptide repeat-containing protein At4g26680, mitochondrial — translation MKMKILKQIRKFSTFLDSAKNTHQVLVKLITPKQRKLDPIPLPHRTISEPKGQDLDFVNVAHSHLIHSDWTKLENLSSGLTPFRVKHILLKIQKDYVLSLEFFKWVELKNPNSNTLENHSIVLHALTKSKKFKSAESILRKLLESGSVDFPAKLFEAILLSYRMCDSSPRVFDSLFKCHAHLKKFRNASDTFCSMKQYGFVPTVESCNAFMSSLLSFDRVNVALAFYKEMRRSRISPNVYTFNMVMSALCKSGKLEKAVEVLREMENISLKPTAVSYNTLIAGYCNRDLLSVAMKLKTTMEKNGVHPVNVTYNTLIHGLCKEGKLHEANKLFSEMKRTGVAPNVVTYNTLIKAYSQVGNSEMGSRLFEEMANNGLKADILTYNALILGLCKEGKTKKAAFLVKELDKANLVPNSSTFSYLISGQCARRNPDRAFQLYKSMVRGGFHPNKPTLTLLVSTFIKNEDRDGSMEVLKEMLERSITPDLGMLTEICNMFLRCDREGAIIELLQELEARHLMPEGFDKTTVNSSTDRR, via the coding sequence ATGAAAATGAAGATTTTGAAACAAATTcgtaaattttcaacttttcttgattCCGCCAAAAACACCCACCAAGTGCTTGTGAAATTGATAACCCCTAAGCAAAGGAAATTGGACCCAATTCCGTTGCCTCACAGAACCATTTCTGAGCCCAAAGGTCAAGATCTTGATTTTGTTAATGTAGCTCATAGTCACCTTATACACTCTGATTGGACTAAGCTTGAGAATTTGTCTTCTGGTTTAACCCCATTTAGAGTTAAGCACATTTTGCTGAAAATTCAAAAAGATTATGTTTTATCCCTTGAATTCTTCAAATGGGTTGAGCTTAAAAACCCCAATTCTAATACCCTTGAGAATCATTCCATTGTTCTTCATGCTCTTACTAAGAGTAAGAAGTTTAAATCTGCTGAATCAATTTTGAGGAAGCTTCTTGAATCAGGTTCTGTAGATTTTCCTGCTAAATTATTTGAAGCTATACTTTTATCATATCGAATGTGTGATTCTTCGCCGCGTGTTTTTGACTCATTGTTCAAGTGTCATGCTCATTTGAAGAAGTTTAGGAATGCCAGTGATACATTTTGCAGTATGAAGCAGTATGGGTTTGTTCCCACTGTTGAGTCTTGCAATGCATTCATGAGCTCATTGCTTAGTTTTGATAGGGTAAATGTTGCATTGGCTTTTTATAAGGAGATGCGTCGGTCAAGGATTTCGCCTAATGTTTATACCTTTAATATGGTCATGAGTGCTTTGTGCAAATCAGGAAAATTAGAAAAGGCTGTTGAGGTCTTAAGGGAGATGGAGAACATAAGCTTGAAACCTACCGCCGTGTCTTATAACACTTTGATTGCTGGATATTGTAACCGGGACCTCTTGAGTGTTGCAATGAAACTTAAGACCACGATGGAGAAGAATGGGGTACATCCAGTTAATGTTACATACAACACTCTTATTCATGGTTTATGCAAGGAAGGGAAATTACATGAAGCAAACAAACTTTTCAGCGAGATGAAGAGAACCGGTGTGGCTCCTAATGTTGTCACTTACAATACGCTGATAAAGGCATATAGCCAGGTTGGTAATTCTGAAATGGGAAGTAGGCTTTTCGAGGAGATGGCAAACAATGGATTGAAGGCTGATATCTTGACTTACAATGCATTGATTTTGGGACTGTGCAAGGAGGGGAAAACAAAGAAAGCTGCATTTTTGGTCAAAGAACTTGATAAGGCGAACTTAGTTCCTAATTCCTCCACTTTCTCTTATCTGATTAGTGGACAGTGTGCCAGAAGGAATCCTGATCGTGCGTTTCAACTCTACAAAAGCATGGTTAGAGGTGGTTTCCACCCTAATAAGCCCACTTTGACTCTATTGGTATCCACCTTCATCAAGAATGAGGATCGTGATGGATCAATGGAAGTCTTGAAAGAGATGCTAGAAAGATCTATTACCCCTGACTTGGGTATGTTAACTGAAATATGCAACATGTTTCTCAGATGCGACAGAGAAGGAGCGATCATAGAACTCTTACAAGAACTAGAAGCTAGACACCTCATGCCCGAAGGTTTTGATAAAACAACAGTGAATAGCTCTACAGACAGAAGATag